In Vespula pensylvanica isolate Volc-1 chromosome 2, ASM1446617v1, whole genome shotgun sequence, the genomic window CATCGAAAACGATCCTTCGTTCCATCGCGTACATTCGCGAATCAAaggaagtattaaaaaaaaggaaaaaaaaatagaagagaaaatgcgacagaaaaagagaaagagagagagagagagagacaaggagagagagagagagagagagagagagagagagaaaagaacagagagatGAGCCTTATTCAAATCGACAAATCGACGATAATTTGATCGTTTGTGTTTCCTAAAATTCAGGATAATCCATCgagttcgattcgattttccaatataacatatacgtttttttaatcatttaattactTACATTCGATTAATAAACTCGTCAGTGtatgaaaaatcgataaaacccaaaagaagaaactaaagGAAGGACaaaaatatgcatatacattttccttctttcttttttcgtttgattGTCTTTGATCGTTCTCAAAATTAGTCTCGAACATTtagaagacaaaaagaagaaaaggaaacggaataagaaaagaaaatttttcgatcgcACAAATGATTCGTATTTTTCTGTTAAAAATCCTCAATaatgatttgaaaataaatcgtcgCGAATAGGCAAGTGAGACGATGGAAACATAATTATTCGTTGTCGATTCAGCAGCGTTAGCGCTGAAAAAGCGTGGCTAGTAACGTCGAGAAGAGTTACTGCGAAAATCTCTTTGAGACGCGATGATTGGACGCGACACGAGCAGCTTACAATGGACGTTTAATGAGTTCTTTTTATGGTACGATCGAACGCGCACACTCTCGCTACGTCCACGCAGTGGAAAGGacagataaaagagagagagatagatagatagatagatagatagatagatagatagatagatagatagatagatagacagacagagacagagaaagacaaagagacaaagagaaaggagtggaaagaagggaaaaaaaaaggaaaagaaaagaagaggttAGGAAGGATCGTTTGATCGACGGACCGTAAAGATGGCTTTCGCGGATTCCGTGGAATCAGGTGCAGTCATCCGTGTATTATGTATCCGTCGTTATCTCTTcggcaagaaaaaaaaaaagaaggagaaaaaagaaaaagaaaaaaaatggaaagaaatagagagaaagacagaaagagagagagaaagggaaagagagaaaagaaagaaaaaagggcgCTCAAACTCGTCTCGAAAAAGTCTTTCTcgcattcttctctctcttaattcttttcccttcttttacttctacgTCACTATCGAAAGATTCTTTTGCCTTTGTAAGATACAACatcgataaatatctttttaaaatcgtaCCGATCGTTCGTGcgttaatatctttcttttactcttttctctttttcattttatccatctatctatcttttttctaactatctctgtttttttctctttttctttaaatttcgaACAATCGTCGTTAAAAGTTCTTCCGACGAGATTTCCATGGATGCGATGTAATTATGAAGATACTagtcatatacatacatacatacatacatatatatatatatatatatcaaatcatagagaaaaaataaagaaaaacgatgaaatcgtgtttttgttcatatttgattgtgtgtatatatatataacgttgtagtcgtatatgtattatatatacacgtacgtgtATGTTATATCAACGAGGTTGAAACTCGCGAGAGCACAATTTAGTTTCTTCCGTTCTGTGCTTGTCTTTCTGGAAGCGAACGAACCCATCGTGCTGTCGCACGGAACTTCGAAATGAAAGTAATCTAAAAGCTGTCGTAGGATTGTAAAATTTCCCACGagttctctgtctctttctctctttctctctctctctctctctctctctctctctctctctctctctgcctctctcccgctttctctctttctctttccctttttctctctcatcgtgttacatatatgtatgcgtgtatgaaCATATAGTACGCTGTATACATTTTCCAACACGACGAAATTACTCGTGCGATAATGAAACTTGTCGCTAaagaaggcaaaaaaaaataagagaggtagagagaaaaaacggtCTGAAAAATGGCGGCTTTGTAACGTACGAACGAAGTAAATTACGATAACGAGTAGAAAGATTAGCGCTTGGCTTGCCGCGCCATTTTATAATCTCATCGTTAAGATATCCGTTAATAAATTTCCTTAATTCGTCcatgaaaagatgaaaagattaaaaagagacTATCGCCTATAGTGGACTTATCATTTTGAgcattcgataattaattttcgtaCGCGTCATGAATGACAAGAACGACAACGATAAAAACaacgttttattatactttcagTTCCattatctattcttttcttatagcTACAAAATAAGCTTCGTTATAGTTATAAGAACACGTATGAATATTATGTATTGCTTGAGGACAAACTGTTAACACGTTTTATATTCGagtaaattgattttataaaatcgtacTCGAATCAAATTCGTTGCTTACGAACGAGAGTGAATGTGCGAATGAACTTGGCGAGTATACAACAAGAAAGACCGATCGCGTTGACCTAAATACATCCGTTACCATAAATCTGAAGAACATCTACGGGGTAAAATCCATTGGCGAGGAATTTTCCTATCTCGTTTTTACGAATCCTCTTgattccctctttttctctctctatctctctttctctctctctctctctctccctctctctatattttcaattgtCCGATAAAAGAATCTccgaaacgaaatttttacgagacgaaataaaagaaaatttaaatagtGCGTCGTTCACGTCGTAAGGAAGATCAACGTCCTCTCTTCCGGTTTCCCTTCGacaaaagattataattaattggcACGTCTATTCCTCGGCACGTAAGGACCGCCTACTTTTGGTCGCGTCCCTAATCGCgcggaaatataaaaaaaataaaaaatagagattaCGTTAAAGACATTACGCAATACGTGTAATTAAAATGTTCTTGACTAATCTTTGTTtcgaagaatggaaaaaaaatgcgaagaacatagaaaataaatacgatccTTTTATGTATCCTGTTAGTAACGTTATACAAAGATTTATTACGTATTCACATAATTTTAaggattataaagaaaatacgtgtatatacgtatataaatatatacatatatacacgtatatatatatatatatgtatgtaagagatggaaaataagaggaaagagaaagcgtTCACGTAAAAGTGAttagaatgaagaaaaaaggatgcaTAATGGCGAGAGTTCAAAGAAAACTAGCAGCGTTATCAGCGATTTTTATTAGAGACTcgttaatcgataaatcgtgagacaaaaaaagagaaatcaaatCTTAATCTGAACCGTTTGACTTTTGCCTATATTCTTATTACACACagataaacatttataacGAACTTTTAGTCATCATTcggttgtatgtatgtacgtaccaTGTTAAAAATCCAATATTTAACAAACGTGAAGCGCCTTAAGCGATGAAGACTTCAAGGTTTACGTATCGagctataaatattttcatatattattatagtgtATCACCAGCCTTCATTGTGTCGTATATTGTGAAAAACATGATTAGACTATCTTTTCTTACGGTATATTGCACATatgaagatattattataattatgacaCGATACACGAGACGATAATTTCTTCGTGTTCGccaaaaagggaaaaaaaaaagaaaaaagaataacaactcggcaattcgatcgttttcagaaacgatcgaaatgatCGATCCGTTCAGAATCAGTCCATAAAAGGAAacattcatttctcttttttctaaagcAATAATTAGCTCTTACGGGTCGCAAATATACACCTACACATATCCAATTCGACGAAACGTTTCAGAGCTTGATACGATGAACGATAAAAACGTGAAAAAGTAATGGACCATCgaatatagaaatgaaaagtcTTCGGTCTTATCCGCGATCCTTGCTAAGTTTACAATTTAAAAGAAGTTGCCCTCCCCTCTCCTCTTCCCATCTGTTCTccagaataaaagaaatcattttgatCGAGACCCTTTTAGACGATCTAGAATTCTatggaaagggaaagagagaagagtagatCCCTCGCTCAAACGAGGCGATTTATGTCTTATCTCAACACGTAGTCTCTGATCGCGTTGCGTAACTTTGATGATGATACGTactatggaaaaaaaaaaataaaaataaaaaggaatatataatatatgagaaagagaaaaaaaggtaacttatattaaatataaaaacacacTCGCCGAGCGGGCAACCGAATTCTCATTCATGAGTTTGGATCTCTCGAAgatacgaaaggaaaaagattaataaataaaagaacaaaaaaagatgaaaaagaactCCGAGACCCGGCGACGAAAGAACGAGACGTATCCCGCGCGACTTTTATGTACCAAGAATTTTCTATTGCGTCATCTTTACTGTTCgttaataagattaattaaacataCGATGTAACAATACCAAAAATAATAAGGTGCGATTCGCGTCAAACCGAGCGCGaatattcgtttcgttcgcACTTTGTTCGGCCGATATCGCATCGATTAGGCTATCGATTTAGGATCTAATTGACATTAAGCTAAGATAATAATGTAACGATACATTATACGATggaatttcgaattaattcttgaagaattaaatgataaacaCTCACAACTTAATGAATTTCTCAGTATATGTCTGCAGTCATGTATTATAGAGAAGGAAATGATTCGATTCAATAAAAACATATGAAATCCTACTTGTCTGgttattctcttttcaaatCGATCTTTACATCGATCTTCATAGAGATATAAAtgatgtatgtaaatatttgttaaaagaaatatcttgaaAAGTATAATTGcactttattataatattcatttccaGGTCCCTTCACTATGTTTTTGCCACTCACACAAAGTAGACAAAGGatcaacaaaatttataacattacATGTATAAATCATTACATGTTttgtaataattcaaataGATGCATACGCATGGAAATTGTTTCTTATGTTAATTTCACTGTCCTAAGTTTTATCGGTACTGATCTTTTTCTCGTCGTAGACGATATTGTGTTTCTAAAACTAGTGTTTTAATAACATTGTTTTctaacgattatatatatgcatatatgtctacaaatacgcatatatatttcttttattcatatataatataaagaatctTACGTTATAAGCATAATaggtaattaatttaaagcTGCAAAAAGTCTCAGCgccatttacattttattcatttttacagTACTTTTGTGCACCTCCACGGTTCGCGCAACATATGTAAATGCatatgaaaaaatgtaatgcctaatttttttctagagATAAGTTATAGCATATACACAGCTTTTTACAGCTCCCAAACAactaatagaaattatttaatcttttttcttcttctttttctttttttaagcaGCTGAATCCTTTTGCAGCTGTGATAATTCAAAACTTTAttccatattatataatatatctagataacaaaaaatatataatattttacagtaccattaaattataataactgTAAATAAGTTGTTATCTGTATGCGGAGCGCATAACAGATTTAGCCATGGCAACTGACAAATTGGATCACTCCTCTCGAAGTACGGATAGACATTTCTTAAGCAATTCTGCATGCGCCTATCGTAAATGTTAAGTAAATTATCTTATAAGATGTATGTTCTTTggtttatgtgtgtatatatatacacacatgatATGAAATACTTACTTTAGCATGTTTTATTTCAAGTTCTGTTAATTCAATAAGGTTCTTTTTAAATGCTGCTACACGTCTCGTTTTAAAATCCGTTAATtctgaaacaaataatttaactCAAAGAAGAGCTCTACGACGTAATGCGAATACACATTACATACCTTTTTTACCCTTTTCAGACATTTGTTCGAATTTTTCACATGCCTCGGTTTGAGCTTGTTCTGCCttgattaacaaaaatataaaacttcaGTGCACAAACAAATTTCATGCGTAATTCACTAATTCAATTTCTGTTACATATAACGACGTTTAAAGTATGCCTTCCTCGTTAAATTTCAGtgataatttctaataaatatatcactcTTGATAAacgtatttaataacaattatgatTTTTGTCATTTACAAACCACTATAAAAGATTGAAGACCCAATTGTATTACACACTATTATTCTGTATTTTAAACTAATAATACTGAAAAGAATTACCATGTAGTATAATACACATGTGCATATATGCTCATGACAATTCGTTTCTGTAAAATCTCAAATAACAACATGCAAGTTTAAGTCATGCATAACATTTATTTGCAGTCTCTGCTTTTGTGCAATAtctaaattatgataattgtCCTGCTTAAAGAGTATTTGTTCAAGTCcacattttttaatagttcaataaaaagtaatataaactCATTCTCATAAATATAAACTACTTAATGAACTCTAGCAGGATAATTGtgcagaaaatattttttatgcatCATAAATACTTCGCGTACTGCTTTTCATAactataaaatgtaaaaatgttcTATTAACGTCCATATATGATACCCGATTAACTTCGAtagaatacatatgtatatatctatattatttatgtcaaaaagaaaaaagaaataatataactcGCAAATATATAGCAATTCAGATTATCAAGCGATATAGCAGAACAATGTATGTATGACACAAATGAAGAGAGACACACCTCAGCAACTTCCAGTGCCTTGAAGtgcaagaaaaattaaattgtttattagaGAATATGGTacgttaaatttaaataacattataaaaatgtgttTCCGTATttgcattaaaatttttttctctttgaattcattcattattaatatgcAATTTGATCTTGAAAAGGAAACAATGCTCAaagatcttctttttttaccaaGAAACTTTTTGAATGAACATTTCTAtccaataattaaatagaaatttctaGCAATACTTAATTCAGccttaataataaatttatacaaataaaattcggattagaaatatatactcACTGCATGTACATCCTTATTTTTGACACGAGCTTTCTCAAGAGCACGATTCGCAGATTCGTACGCGTGCAAAGCTTTTAACCTTCTAAAAAGAAGCCTTTTTGCTGCAGCAGTATCCCTCATGTAATAACGAAGCGTATCAGACAATTTCAAATCCTCGTCGGATGCTACTCGTCCTTCGACtttctataatattgtaaaataaaaaatgtaagaagatAAAGTTCTATGCGAGATTTGTATTGATACTTCAAAGTATCAGCTTACCcgtaatttttcaaacgtctctgcaatttttgttaaaaatttttctaatttaccAGGATCTATTGTAGCTAATTGTAAAAGATtagtagatatttttatatatgaatctGCTACGTCTTTATGTTTTGCAGTTTGACGATCGGCACGACTCGTTGCTTCCTTTAAGTTATGATGATACAATTGCAGAAATGTCATTTCTTGATCAAAAAAGTCATTTACATCTTTTACAGTTGCCTGCAAATAATATTCATCCGTGGTTTTGGAAAAAGATTTCACTAGACCACCAAacatttccattttattttttcctaaaAACAAAGacataatttatctttattaacaTTGCAAAAGTAATAGcaattataagagaaaaagtgtcatattcattatttcattttactttacaAATTAAACTTTtccgaatataaaatttttacctCTCACGCAAAGATCTTGGTCGTATTCGAGAAATACTCTAAGATTGTGATCATTTAGAAAAACTGGATGATGTGCTAATCTTGTTAGAAACATTTCATGCATAGCAACGGTTTTCTTGAAAGTAGCCAAATATTCTCTGTAATAATCgcatatttattgtaaatatatactatataaaatatatgtaaaatatatatttaacattctGTCGAAGGGAATGTCAACTTACGCTTCTAATTCTTGCttcattttgttaaattcTTCTCTTGTCATGTTACCTTCACCTTCTCCgagtttttgtaatttttcacgGGATGCATCAAAGTCTGGTCTTGGTGGACACGGTGGTATCTATGAATTTACATaagtttcttttacttttataaaaataactcgGAGATAGTTCGATATACTAATTAAATACAATACGTACGATGTAGCCGGCATACTCCTCGTTCTCTTCAAATCTGTCGTGAAGCCACACAAATTCCTCATGCTGTCTTACAACCAAATTCTCTGACTTTTGAAATTCGGGCAAGGTAGTTTTTGTGTGTACAGTAAATTTCACTTTATCCTTCTCGCTCAGAGCATCAGATATATCCACCCGAAGAGGCTTGTCTTGCAGGTCTATGCTATCAGCATGAATTgtctaaaaaagataatattgttAACTCATAGACATAATTCAAGTAGAAGGATTATTTAACGGAAGGAAAAGCTTAGAAAATACGAACAAAAACCTTGTGTGTGTGAGATAAAGTGAAAGATGTAAATACCTTTTTCGGAGGTACGCTGTTTAAAATGTCGGTAGTGTCGCATATTCCGTCCTGCAACATTTCTCGCTTATTAAATACTGCAGATCTCCTTTTTGAAAGGGAACGAACAATGCCAGAGTTCCAACTAATTAAACGCGTCGAAAATTCAATAGCCTACCGGCCAAGTGATAACAGGTTCCACCTACCATCATGGCGCCTGGTTGCGTCTTTACGACGCAGCCCGTTAGCTAATGTCCAATATGTCAAAGGAATCTCCAAAATAATGCTTCACCGCCTTATGGAAAGTACATCTGCAACGTTAACCCTTCTGCAGTACGATTGGAAAGCGCGAACACGAGTAGAAGAATAGCAGCGCTCTCGTTTTGACAAAGCCCGCTCGTTCGAGTCACGACATGCCGCTTTCTGGCGCTCTCCTATAGCGAGCGcaacagagagatagaaatgtaTCGGCAAATCAGCTGTGGGTCAGGTCAGCTGCGTCACGCGGAATTTATTTGAACGTATGTCAAACGAATAATTctgttacatacatacacacgcaacAGATGATATGATTTTCTTCATCACAGGAAAACATAGAAACTATGGCGCTAAATGTCAAGCTTTTTGACATTTCTTATTGGTTTTAATAATTGGAGGATAATATtcagatatattttctaaaattaatttacatcgTTTAATCGTAATAGCATATAAGCATAATAAAAGTACACAGTGCTAAAATACTCTTTGTTACATtcacaaaatattttgttacattataggaaaaaaatatataacaaagagatacacatatataagaagaaatacatAGCTAATCCATTAATACTagtcaaataatatttttgggATCATGTATAGGTACTGGATCTGGTCAACAAATAtgctatatatgtacaaatacgaaaaaaagatattattaataaaaacactATTCATATGTGCATTTGCTTTCCATAATTATtcaatgaaagaataaatgcATCTAATGTAACATTTCAGTTTTGTGACACTCGTTCTTCTATAGAATTTAAGGTGTATTTAATCTTCAAATCCAAGTTCTACACATGATTTAGTATccctttatcctttttattaagaaatattcaacTAATATTATGATATCAACATCAGAGAGCTAACTAATATTCCATAAATATAATGCAATAAAAGACTATATTTTCTGTTAATGCACATCTACGCATTTTACATATACTTAATCCTTTGTGTCCTTGTATAGTTAAATATTCATACatcaatagaaataataatgtacatTATGATACTTTTTGGACCTTGTTCAAATAGAATACATTTAGAACTATTATGCCATCACATATCTAAATCAATATCTTTGGTTAAGAATTAAGAATGCATACTATGCACTTGACTCTTTAAATTGTATGATACTACAAATGTTCTtcagtcaaaaaaaaaaaaaaaaaacgctgAAAAATTTAAATCCACTGTTACTATATCGTTAATCATTgacttttaaaaatgtatcataAGTAATGATACCAACCACAACAATATAAATAGTGAGGTTTTGTGTAATCATTacatagaatataaatttggTTACATAGGCCTCTTGATGTAATTGAttacatatgttatatattcgtCATCTTATACAtcaatacatacgtatacatagtGTCGCCTTAGGTAGCCAAGTGTAATTTTGTATTTCCGTTCAAAGCCAATTAAACTTGGTTATTCCAATCCACGATATACGattaagtaaattaaatttttaatattaaagcaCATCACATATATTACATGAcagtaaataaatgttaagtATGGAATAGAAATGCCTATCCCTTCCGCCTTGCCATCCTCCTTTACTCATCAATGATAGAGACATTTACATCTTCAATAATATGTCCAATATCTCAACatgacaaatatatttaattcccATATTTTACAGATAGAAGTATATCGCATTCTATAGCGATAAGCATAAAGTGATAatacttaaataaatttaGTGATATAGATGTTTTCATTCctcaataattaaaaaaatcaaaatattattggcataaataaaatacatacataacttCGAGAGAGGGAACTTCATTAAAGTGTTAcataaacttttaaataacaataaaaataaaaaatgatgttatgtaaatctaaaaataagaattgtatgcatttatatatacgtatatatctcatatatataacaacacACATACAGAATATACTAAATAATATTGAGATGATACAAACTGACATGACGATCTGTAAAtcaagattttattatattttatgattctAATGACGTATAACACTTTTGCCATATAATACTCCTATCatcatgtatataatattttttaaataataaatacaccAATTGTGTCACTCGTTACCTCAAGATGCGACGCGCGCAAAATTAAATGTACAAAGTCGGTGGTTGAGATTAAAACGAGGAGCAGGAGTAAAAGGATCGATTCAGATCGGAGAAGGATGTAGCGGTGGGCAGGCAACCCCCAGCCCCTAGCAGCACCCACCGCCCTGTGCATTTCCTTGTCCTCCGGTACCTGCTAATCCACTAGGACTTGTTGGAGAATGTTGTGGTCCAATTTTAATGCCATTTGCCtaatgaaaggaaataatgtttatatgaatataattaaatgcgTCATTCAAGGATATAAAATccttcgtataaataaatatgcacCTCATTATTGATATCAAATACACCCTCctgtattttttcatatatttcttttgctgTGTTAATGAATGCTTCTTCAACATTTGCTGCTGTCTTTGCACTTGTTTCCATGAAAACAAGTCCATGTTCTCTGGCAAatgcttctccttcttccctttttacttctcttcgTGAATCAAGATCACTTTTATTACCAATTAACATGATCACCATATTTGAATTCGAATGTTGCCTAGCATCTTCCAGCCACGTTGTAAGATGATTAAACGTTTCTCTGCGTGTAATGTCATATACCAATAATGCTCCTGCTGCACCACGATAATAAGACCGTGTAATAGAACGGAATGCTTCTTGTCCAGcctattatttgtttatattagcATTTTAATgactttatattaatacaaattatcaATGCTATGCAATAATTACCGTATCCCaaatttgcaattttatttgtttacagTCAATAGTAATCATACGGGCACCAAATTCTACTCCTATTGTTAAATCATGAACTGGTTGAAATCTTTTGTCTGTGAATTGCAATAGAAGGCAAGATTTTCCAACAcctatattaaagaaaaatgaatataaatatttcgtaataattaaatagatgtTATCCTTATTGTAAAGGTGATAAAAAACTTCTATTACTAAACATAAATTTAAAGTAatacaatttcaatttttatgtatatttaaacgaatggagtatataataaagacgactatataaaaaaaaaaatattttatatcaagatCAAAGTGAAATCACATACCAGTTGCTCACTGGCATAACATCAAATATaagtgtaaaaataaaaagatctacTAAATTTGACTAccgtatttatttaatgttctAGACGCAAATAAAGGGTACATTTTTTAAGATCATATTACTTAGGAAAAAATTTGACggatataatgtaatattgatagatgtaagtataaaattaaaaaaaaaaacgttgcAGCGTAGAATTTCTACGAATAGAAACATCATTCTATGAGGGAACAAAAACAATGGGATCCTGTCAGGGCATATTTAATGCGGAATATAGAATACGTTCAAGGGAGAGGTCAAAATATAACACCATGCCAATTACCTGTATCTCCAATAATGATATACTTGAAA contains:
- the LOC122638085 gene encoding sorting nexin-6 isoform X2 — protein: MMDGICDTTDILNSVPPKKTIHADSIDLQDKPLRVDISDALSEKDKVKFTVHTKTTLPEFQKSENLVVRQHEEFVWLHDRFEENEEYAGYIIPPCPPRPDFDASREKLQKLGEGEGNMTREEFNKMKQELEAEYLATFKKTVAMHEMFLTRLAHHPVFLNDHNLRVFLEYDQDLCVRGKNKMEMFGGLVKSFSKTTDEYYLQATVKDVNDFFDQEMTFLQLYHHNLKEATSRADRQTAKHKDVADSYIKISTNLLQLATIDPGKLEKFLTKIAETFEKLRKVEGRVASDEDLKLSDTLRYYMRDTAAAKRLLFRRLKALHAYESANRALEKARVKNKDVHAALEVAEAEQAQTEACEKFEQMSEKGKKELTDFKTRRVAAFKKNLIELTELEIKHAKAHAELLKKCLSVLREE
- the LOC122638085 gene encoding sorting nexin-6 isoform X1, encoding MLQDGICDTTDILNSVPPKKTIHADSIDLQDKPLRVDISDALSEKDKVKFTVHTKTTLPEFQKSENLVVRQHEEFVWLHDRFEENEEYAGYIIPPCPPRPDFDASREKLQKLGEGEGNMTREEFNKMKQELEAEYLATFKKTVAMHEMFLTRLAHHPVFLNDHNLRVFLEYDQDLCVRGKNKMEMFGGLVKSFSKTTDEYYLQATVKDVNDFFDQEMTFLQLYHHNLKEATSRADRQTAKHKDVADSYIKISTNLLQLATIDPGKLEKFLTKIAETFEKLRKVEGRVASDEDLKLSDTLRYYMRDTAAAKRLLFRRLKALHAYESANRALEKARVKNKDVHAALEVAEAEQAQTEACEKFEQMSEKGKKELTDFKTRRVAAFKKNLIELTELEIKHAKAHAELLKKCLSVLREE
- the LOC122638088 gene encoding ras-related protein Rab-2, with protein sequence MSYAYLFKYIIIGDTGVGKSCLLLQFTDKRFQPVHDLTIGVEFGARMITIDCKQIKLQIWDTAGQEAFRSITRSYYRGAAGALLVYDITRRETFNHLTTWLEDARQHSNSNMVIMLIGNKSDLDSRREVKREEGEAFAREHGLVFMETSAKTAANVEEAFINTAKEIYEKIQEGVFDINNEANGIKIGPQHSPTSPSGLAGTGGQGNAQGGGCC
- the LOC122638085 gene encoding sorting nexin-6 isoform X3, encoding MLQDGICDTTDILNSVPPKKTIHADSIDLQDKPLRVDISDALSEKDKVKFTVHTKTTLPEFQKSENLVVRQHEEFVWLHDRFEENEEYAGYIIPPCPPRPDFDASREKLQKLGEGEGNMTREEFNKMKQELEAEYLATFKKTVAMHEMFLTRLAHHPVFLNDHNLRVFLEYDQDLCVRGKNKMEMFGGLVKSFSKTTDEYYLQATVKDVNDFFDQEMTFLQLYHHNLKEATSRADRQTAKHKDVADSYIKISTNLLQLATIDPGKLEKFLTKIAETFEKLRKVEGRVASDEDLKLSDTLRYYMRDTAAAKRLLFRRLKALHAYESANRALEKARVKNKDVHAAEQAQTEACEKFEQMSEKGKKELTDFKTRRVAAFKKNLIELTELEIKHAKAHAELLKKCLSVLREE